The following proteins are encoded in a genomic region of Oncorhynchus kisutch isolate 150728-3 linkage group LG18, Okis_V2, whole genome shotgun sequence:
- the spag6 gene encoding sperm-associated antigen 6 produces the protein MSQRQVLQVFEQYQKSRTQFVQTIAELATRPQNIETLQNAGVMSLLRPLLLDVVPTIQQTTALALGRLANYNDDLAEAVVKGDILPQLVYSLTEQNRFYKKAAAFVLRAVAKHSPALAQAVVDCGALDALVISLEEFDPGVKEAAAWALGYIARHNAHLSQAVVDAGAVPLLVLCIQEPEVALKRIAASALSDIAKHSPELAQTVVDTGAIAHLAQMILNPDAKLKRQVFSALSQISKHSVDLAEMVVEAEIFPAVLACLRDPDEYVRKNVTTLMREITKHTPELSLMIVNAGGVAAVIDYLGDSRGNVRLPGIMMLGYVAAHSENLAMAVIVSKGVPQLAICLSEEPEEHIKAATAWAFGQIGRHTPEHARAVSTANVLPKLLALYMDTDSSEDLQVKAKKALKSILQKCTYLPALEPLLYEAPSNILKHVVCQFSKVLPHDSKARRLFVTSGGLKKVQEIKADPGSALQEYINSINNCYPEEIVRYYSPGYSETLLARVEKYQPV, from the exons ATGAGTCAACGACAGGTTTTACAAG TGTTTGAGCAGTATCAGAAATCAAGGACACAGTTTGTGCAGACTATTGCTGAGCTTGCCACAAGACCACAAAACATTGAAACTTTACAAAATGCTG GTGTGATGTCCCTGCTGAGGCCTTTACTGCTAGACGTGGTTCCTACCATCCAGCAGACAACTGCTCTGGCTCTAGGACGACTGGCCAACTACAATGACGACCTGGCAGAGGCCGTCGTCAAGGGAGACATCCTCCCACAGCTCGTCTACTCCCTGACCGAGCAGAac aggttcTATAAGAAGGCAGCAGCGTTTGTCCTGCGTGCGGTGGCCAAGCACAGCCCTGCTCTGGCCCAGGCCGTGGTGGACTGTGGAGCGCTGGACGCTCTGGTCATCTCTCTGGAAGAGTTTGACCCTGGGGTCAAGGAGGCTGCTGCTTGGGCTCTGGGATACATTGCACGCCACAATGCAC ACCTGTCTCAGGCGGTAGTGGATGCGGGGGCCGTTCCTCTGCTGGTGCTGTGTATCCAGGAACCAGAGGTGGCCCTGAAACGCATCGCTGCCTCGGCCCTCAGCGACATCGCCAAGCACTCCCCTGAGCTGGCTCAGACTGTGGTCGACACCGGCGCCATCGCACACCTGGCCCAGATGATCCTCAACCCTGATGCCAAACTGAAG aggcaggtgttctCTGCCCTGAGTCAGATCAGTAAGCACTCGGTGGACCTGGCTGAGATGGTGGTGGAGGCAGAGATCTTCCCTGCTGTCCTGGCCTGCCTCCGAGACCCAGATGAGTACGTCAGGAAGAATGTTACCACACTGATGAGAGAGATCACCAAACACACAcctgag ctgtcTCTGATGATCGTGAATGCGGGTGGTGTGGCGGCGGTGATTGACTATCTGGGTGATAGCCGTGGTAACGTGCGGTTACCTGGGATCATGATGCTTGGATATGTGGCCGCTCACTCTGAAAACCTTGCCATGGCCGTCATCGtgtctaag GGGGTGCCCCAGCTggccatctgtctgtctgaggagCCAGAGGAGCACATCAAGGCGGCCACAGCGTGGGCGTTTGGCCAGATCGGCCGCCACACCCCGGAGCATGCTAGGGCCGTGTCCACAGCTAACGTCCTGCCCAAGCTGCTGGCCCTCTACATGGACACGGACAGCTCAGAGGACCTGCAGGTCAAG GCTAAGAAGGCTCTGAAGAGCATCCTACAGAAGTGTACCTACCTGCCTGCTCTGGAGCCCCTGCTCTACGAAGCTCCCAGCAACATCCTGAAACATGTTGTCTGCCAGTTCAGCAAG gtGCTGCCCCATGACAGCAAGGCTCGTCGTCTGTTTGTAACCAGCGGAGGCCTGAAGAAGGTTCAGGAAATTAAGGCTGATCCTGGATCTGCCCTGCAGGAGTACATCAACTCTATCAACAACTGTTACCCTGAGGAGAtagtcag GTACTACTCCCCTGGCTACTCAGAGACTCTGCTGGCGCGGGTAGAGAAGTACCAGCCTGTTTGA
- the LOC109909920 gene encoding polycomb complex protein BMI-1-A-like, which produces MTMHRTTRIKITELNPHLMCVLCGGYFIDATTIIECLHSFCKMCIVRYLETSKYCPICDVPVHKTKPLLNIRSDKTLQDIVYKLVPGLFKNEMKRRRDFYADHPSVDATTRSNEDRGEVADEDKRIITDDEIISLSIEFFDHNKAEQTGVAEDQLTKEQVNNKRYLQCPAAMTIMHLRKFLRSKMDIPCTYQVEVMYEDEPLKDYYTLMDIAYIYTWRRNGPLPLKYRVRPSCKKMKMSHLQQEGQNSTGRSAESDSASDKACSPAAVPSTSSSLPSPGTPVQSPHPHFPHISKPVNGASTSAPAPTRPFPFGKKTRKASLNGSSASSG; this is translated from the exons ATGACGATGCATCGAACGACCAGAATTAAGATAACTGAGCTGAACCCCCACCTCATGTGTGTGCTGTGTGGTGGATACTTCATCGATGCCACAACCATTATAGAATGTCTCCATTCAT TCTGTAAGATGTGCATTGTGCGCTATCTGGAGACCAGCAAGTATTGCCCCATCTGTGACGTGCCAGTACACAAAACCAAGCCTCTGCTCAATATAAG GTCTGACAAAACCCTACAAGACATTGTCTACAAGCTGGTCCCTGGTCTCTTCAAAA ATGagatgaagagaaggagagactttTACGCAGATCACCCTTCTGTAGATG CTACGACAAGGTCTAATGAGGATCGAGGGGAGGTGGCGGACGAGGACAAGAGAATCATCACAGACGATGAGATCATCAGCCTCTCCATTGAGTTCTTCGATCACAACAA GGCTGAACAGACCGGCGTGGCTGAGGACCAACTGACTAAAGAACAG GTGAACAATAAGAGGTATCTGCAGTGTCCAGCAGCCATGACCATCATGCACCTGAGGAAGTTCCTCCGCAGTAAGATGGACATCCCCTGTACCTATCAG GTTGAAGTGATGTATGAAGACGAGCCACTGAAAGATTACTACACATTAATGGACATAGCCTACATCTACACCTGGAGAAGG AATGGCCCTTTGCCGTTGAAGTACCGCGTCAGACCTAGCTGTAAGAAGATGAAGATGAGTCATCTGCAGCAGGAGGGCCAGAACAGCACTGGTCGGTCCGCTGAGAGCGACTCAGCCAGCGACAAAGCCTGCAGCCCTGCCGctgtcccctccacctcctcctccttgccCAGCCCTGGCACCCCAGTGCAATCCCCACACCCACACTTCCCCCACATCTCCAAGCCTGTCAATGGAGCCTCCACCTCAGCCCCAGCCCCTACCAGACCCTTCCCCTTTGGAAAAAAAACACGGAAGGCCTCGCTGAATGGTTCTTCTGCATCCTCGGGATGA